From the genome of Phacochoerus africanus isolate WHEZ1 unplaced genomic scaffold, ROS_Pafr_v1 Scaffold_27, whole genome shotgun sequence, one region includes:
- the LOC125119276 gene encoding olfactory receptor 10G4-like, with the protein MTNKSLVTTFILAGLPHPPQLDTLLFATFLLIYVLSVLGNLLILLVITVDPHLHTPMYFFLTNLSFIDTWFSTVTVPKVLMSLVSPAGGALSFHSCVAQLYSFHFLGSTECFLYTVMSYDRYLAISHPLRYSGLMRGRTCALLATTTWLSGALHSAVQTTLTFRLPYCGPSRIQHYFCDAPPILKLACADTSAVEMVIFVNIGVVASGCFLLIVLSYVSIICSILKIRTSEGRRRAFQTCASHCIVVLCFFVPCVFIYLRPGSKAAVDGVVAVFYTVLTPLLNPVVYTLRNKEVKKALLKLKDKVAYSRDK; encoded by the coding sequence ATGACAAACAAGAGCCTAGTGACAACATTTATCCTAGCCGGCCTTCCCCACCCACCACAGCTGGACACACTCCTCTTTGCAACCTTCCTGCTGATTTACGTCCTCTCTGTGCTGGGGAACCTCCTCATCCTGCTGGTGATCACGGTggacccccacctccacacccccatgtacttcttcctgacCAACCTGTCCTTCATCGACACGTGGTTCTCCACGGTCACTGTGCCCAAAGTGCTGATGAGCCTGGTGTCCCCCGCAGGCGGGGCTCTCTCCTTTCACAGCTGCGTGGCCCAGCTCTACTCCTTCCACTTCCTGGGCAGCACCGAGTGTTTCCTCTACACGGtcatgtcctatgaccgctaccTGGCCATCAGCCACCCGCTCAGGTACTCTGGCCTGATGAGGGGGAGAACCTGTGCCCTCTTGGCCACAACCACGTGGCTCAGTGGCGCTCTGCACTCTGCTGTCCAGACCACACTGACCTTCCGTCTGCCCTACTGTGGACCCAGCCGGATCCAGCACTACTTCTGTGATGCACCCCCCATCCTCAAACTGGCCTGTGCGGACACTTCTGCAGTTGAGATGGTGATCTTTGTCAACATTGGGGTGGTGGCCTCGGGTTGCTTTCTCCTGATCGTGCTGTCCTATGTGTCCATCATCTGCTCCATCCTGAAGATCCGCACCTCAGAGGGCAGACGTAGAGCCTTTCAGACCTGTGCCTCCCACTGCATTGTGGTCCTTTGCTTCTTTGTTCCCTGTGTTTTCATTTACCTGAGGCCGGGCTCCAAGGCTGCTGTGGACGGGGTTGTGGCCGTGTTCTACACTGTGCTGACACCCCTTCTGAACCCCGTGGTGTACACCCTGAGGAACAAGGAAGTGAAGAAAGCTCTGCTCAAGCTTAAAGACAAAGTAGCATATTCTCGGGACAAATAA